From Triticum urartu cultivar G1812 chromosome 2, Tu2.1, whole genome shotgun sequence, a single genomic window includes:
- the LOC125535625 gene encoding ervatamin-C-like isoform X2 — protein MGILRPIMAAKVDGQRMSLTDTRNGGVVSETDYPYRGIRGPCKAVEAAGVTIANWAAVEPTEEAVKYAVAYQPVVASIYTNSKFRRYIKGFLEVPRNPGPVNHSVLLLGYGECPLQGECWIGMSSYRNRRRWGITWRGQYRNIFFLPRNTCHVEGALRVLTNVVLPLGGGSQSCPACFKWVGLRWTANAVGGSSHSSVSIGLCSVWNLCYLLQLARALFADL, from the exons ATGGGAATACTGCGACCAATCATGGCTGCGAAGGTGGATGGACAGAGAATGTCTTTGACTGACACCAGAAATGGTGGGGTCGTATCTGAGACTGATTACCCCTACCGTGGTATCAGAGGTCCCTGCAAGGCTGTTGAG GCTGCGGGAGTTACTATTGCTAACTGGGCGGCTGTAGAACCGACGGAAGAAGCTGTGAAGTATGCAGTTGCTTACCAGCCTGTTGTGGCATCTATCTACACTAACAGCAAATTTAGGAGATACATCAAG GGTTTTCTTGAAGTTCCTCGCAATCCTGGTCCAGTTAACCACTCTGTGCTTCTACTCGGATATGGTGAGTGTCCACTACAGGGCGAATGCTGGATCGGCATGAGTTCGTACCGAAACCGAAGGCGATGGGGCATAACATGGCGGGGCCAGTACCGTAACATCTTCTTTCTACCAAGGAACACGTGTCATGTGGAGGGGGCTCTCAGAGTCCTAACCAATGTTGTTCTTCCCCTGGGAGGGGGCTCTCAGAGCTGCCCTGCCTGTTTCAA GTGGGTGGGCTTACGGTGGACTGCTAATGCTGTTGGTGGCTCGTCACACTCCAGTGTTTCTATTGGTTTGTGTTCTGTTTGGAATCTGTGCTACCTGCTTCAATTGGCTCGAGCTCTTTTTGCTGATTTGTGA
- the LOC125535625 gene encoding ervatamin-C-like isoform X1, whose protein sequence is MHMGILRPIMAAKVDGQRMSLTDTRNGGVVSETDYPYRGIRGPCKAVEAAGVTIANWAAVEPTEEAVKYAVAYQPVVASIYTNSKFRRYIKGFLEVPRNPGPVNHSVLLLGYGECPLQGECWIGMSSYRNRRRWGITWRGQYRNIFFLPRNTCHVEGALRVLTNVVLPLGGGSQSCPACFKWVGLRWTANAVGGSSHSSVSIGLCSVWNLCYLLQLARALFADL, encoded by the exons ATGCAC ATGGGAATACTGCGACCAATCATGGCTGCGAAGGTGGATGGACAGAGAATGTCTTTGACTGACACCAGAAATGGTGGGGTCGTATCTGAGACTGATTACCCCTACCGTGGTATCAGAGGTCCCTGCAAGGCTGTTGAG GCTGCGGGAGTTACTATTGCTAACTGGGCGGCTGTAGAACCGACGGAAGAAGCTGTGAAGTATGCAGTTGCTTACCAGCCTGTTGTGGCATCTATCTACACTAACAGCAAATTTAGGAGATACATCAAG GGTTTTCTTGAAGTTCCTCGCAATCCTGGTCCAGTTAACCACTCTGTGCTTCTACTCGGATATGGTGAGTGTCCACTACAGGGCGAATGCTGGATCGGCATGAGTTCGTACCGAAACCGAAGGCGATGGGGCATAACATGGCGGGGCCAGTACCGTAACATCTTCTTTCTACCAAGGAACACGTGTCATGTGGAGGGGGCTCTCAGAGTCCTAACCAATGTTGTTCTTCCCCTGGGAGGGGGCTCTCAGAGCTGCCCTGCCTGTTTCAA GTGGGTGGGCTTACGGTGGACTGCTAATGCTGTTGGTGGCTCGTCACACTCCAGTGTTTCTATTGGTTTGTGTTCTGTTTGGAATCTGTGCTACCTGCTTCAATTGGCTCGAGCTCTTTTTGCTGATTTGTGA